TCGGACACATATTCATCCGTAGAAAGCCAAAAAGTGTTTGGACTTTGGAGTATAATTTTATCATAATGATGTCCATGCATAGACGTATATGAGTAAATCATGGTGATGTACGGGTGAATCTTGATGGTGTAAGTGAGGCATCACTCCTTCCATACAATAGTTACATATGTAGTTAGTCAAATTAACTTGGTATGATTTGGAATTGACGAACCATGAGCAAAGCTTTGTCATTCAGGTCTAAAGTTTTAACCTATCAAACCCACAAACAATATAGAGAGTTGACGTGGTTCATCATTCAACTCTCCCTTCTCTTTTTCCACTACCAAATCAGCTTTCGAAACAAGCTAAATCTTTATCTCGCATACAATTTTTTTCATGTAATTTAAACCTCTACAAAAATGGACGTAACGTACGAAACATACCATCAAAAAGGCAACATAGATTCTAAAAATAACAATTGCAGATACAAGTTGTTGTATTAGCTACAAAGGTTTTCGACTTTGTACCATGACTTGCAAACAAGTTGTATTCCGATGCTACAATTGCACAATCCTAATTGTTGAGGCACACAAAGTTGATTTTGCCTGAACATAATGAACATCCATCTCTTTCAGTACAACCAGATCATAGAATAACCCACAAGACACACATCTACAGTTTGCTAATTTTGCCATATAATTCGAACAACTTGATTCACGTGTAGTTTGATTTAATTAAGAGATGCAATTGTGTGTCTGTCAAAAATCAAATACAAGTTTCTATATTTGATTTACAATGGCCCATTCTATGCAGAGAGTGTGTGCGCGTTACTGCGTTACATGAAGCAAATTGCCATTAATACAAACACTATAGATTCCAATACAAACACAATATTCTAAAGTTCTATATGTATTAGCTACCTCCACCTACTTTAGCCTCAAGTTTCAACCATCGATGGCGTGCTCTGATTCAACTCTCTTGGTGCAAGTTACTCCTATTCTTGGATTACCTATCCTTACTCCACAAATTCCAGATTTATGTAAAGCAAAATTTAAAAACATTGAATTCAGTTAACAAATCTTCCATTCAAATTTAAAAACCATTTCTATTTCTAAGAATAGAATACTGTTCACCACATAGTTCTCATCTGAACACAATAAGCTACGCATATACAAATCAAAGCATTAAAACTAAAATCTCAAATATTCTCAACagataataaaaatatgttacctGAAAAAGCTACTGCAATTGACGGTAAGTAGTGAAATCACATTGACGTTGGGTCAAAATTCCAATATATGTGCGATAGGGACAACTGAACTGAATTGATAAAGAAAAACGCAGTTCTAGCATCAAGACGGATTTTGTACGGTAACATCCGCACACGAATCTAAATTCCGATCTGGTTTGCACGATTATCGAAAAGTAACAATCTATATGACCTACTGATCTTTAATCCATAATTTTCATTACTGTATAATCAAAAACAACATAACACAGTTCAACAAATTGACAGGGAGAATTCTAATAAAATCTCAACCTGACTGATTATTTATATTGATACAGTAGTAGATAAAATCTCAACTTTGAACATCCCATATTACTTGTGAACAATTTCAATAAACTAATTGACTAATTTTAATACTACACATAAAAGACATGACGAAACTCACACAAATGTTGCATTCTTACACAAAACTTGCTCTAGGGTGACTACGAGCAAAGATTAGATTATGTTCTAATTACAGTTATTCCTCTAATGAAGACCCCACACTTGAAAGTATCTCACTCTCGTCAACATTAATCTCAGAACTTTTTTCTATTCTCGGCAAGCGAGACATTTCTGATGTTTTCCCAGCTGATAAGTTCAGTCGCAAAGGCCGACCCTCGACCTCCTATTCACCAATAACACAAGACAAATGTATAAAATTAGTTCTTAGGGAAAAAAGCATATGCTCGTAATAGAGGTGACAGATTGAAATGTGTAAAGTGGTTGACCAGAAAACATTTTTTTGTGCACTTTAAAACCTTTTCAGTTATAATAGTTGTATACTTGTATGCATTTGAAAAAACTCTTTGGCTAACTTTTTACCAGTTTGACCGTTTTCCTTCCATGGCTAATTCTTGTTTAACGACTCATTTGAGATTATAAGATAACCCAAATCGACTCTAACAAAAGTAAACGGGACAAAATTGACATCTCTATTTGAAGCTTACCACTTCATTCATGGCACTAAGCGCAGACTCTGCAGCCTCAGGAGAGCTAAAAGTGACAAATCCAAAACCTCGAGACCTGCCCGAGTGTTTCTCATAGATGACTTTAGCGCTCAATAAACCAGGCTGGTCAGCAAAAGCATCTTTAAGCCTTTCTGAAGTTACGATCCAACTAAGGTTACCCGCATAGATTTTGTGAGGGCTTTCGATAAAATCTCGGTTACTACGTCTAATCTTTGGGCCCATCACTTCCCTTTCGCCTCCTCTTGCCACCTCGGGAAAGTTCACCTTTACACTTCTGCCCCCAATTTGCTGCAGATTATTAGCCCAATCAGTAACTATTTATTACATTACATCATGCATTCTTTAATTACATGTTAAAAACCAAGGTTGAAGAAATTGGAACTAGGGGAGTTCTTGGCGGGACCATTTCTAGGAGTTCTCGGAGAACGAGTTCTCagtggttgactttcgttgacttttgtgATAATTTTTATGATACCCGAGATTTGAACGAGATTTGACCGGTTcgaccgagatttgaccgatttttggcTGAGAAACTCAATTTATTGGTCGTTGACCGATTAAGCCGGCCGTTGACCCTTTTTTTAGCCGATTCAAAACAAGAACTTGGCAGCAACTCTAAAACGATTTCTCGGCGAGAACTCGGCCGATTTTTCCGATTTTTGCAACCTTAATAAAAACTCGTTTAACacattaaaataaaatacttacagaTCCATTAAACATTCTAATAGCTTCATTAGCTTCATGAACACTTGCCATTGTAATAAACCCAAATCCCCTGCTTCTATCTGTCACTCTATCATAAACAATCTGATCAAACACACAATTAGGGTTACACACATACACAAAACTCAAAGTTAATCACAAAATCCAACAATCATCAACTTAAAATAGACATAAAATGACTAACAATTACCTCAACAGAGCTAACCTCACCAGCTTCCCCAAACACTTGCGCCAATTCTGCTGACGTAATTGCGTACGGCAAGTTTCCGACGTACAGCCTTCCGGCTTCCGGCGACTCGGTTTCCGTTTCGGTTTCgatttcttcttcttcatcgtaatcatcatcatcattagtttCATTCTCTGTTTCCAATTCTGCTTCAATTGGCAATTGTTCTGATTCTAGGGTTTCGTTTAATTCAATTGATGTGTAAGACGCGGAACATTTGGGGAACGGAGAAGAGGATGGAAGTAGTGGATAGAAATTAGGTCTGAAAGTGAGATATAATTTGGGGATTTTGGAGGTTGAGATTGAGGGATGTTGCAAGTGAAGTGCTATTGAGTTGCATTGTGaaaaagatgaaagtgtataactGGTAACTGggattaatgatgatgaagaagaagaagcagCAGCAGCAAACATTTTTTGGATTTGATTTTGAAGTAATATTAAAGGAtaatgttatgttattattataagtcTGACGATGATATTTGAATTTGATCCGGAAATTTAGGTTTTAAGATGTACGTGGTGTTATGATAAGGATGGATTCTCATTTTGTATGGATTCTCATTTTGTATACATGCAAATGAATAGAGATGATTGATAATCTTGCACGgtaaaattatgaattattgattattatttcacctactctataattgaagatgaaaacgagtaatgtacagttaagttttagtattataaatactcaCTCAATTGTAAGGATATGTACACCATTTTTCAATAAGAATTTACTCTCTTCTTTCTTTCACATAAATTGAaaataggccactaaaggtagttataagcctactgaattataatacgttatcagcacgaagaactCCAGTCGGCCATCATCCTCCACCGCTGGAAGATCTTGAAACCTCATATGTGTCTTTCGATTAAGAATTTATTAGCTTGGGTTTTTCCTTCAACCACTGATTCATCAGGTACTCTATACATGATTTAAATGTCTACTAAATGAACACATGATAAaaggaaataaataaaaataataataacgactaCAAATTGTAAGTTGACTTTTTGATATTTAAAACACATTTGTGGTACTCGACAATTGACCAATTAACTTATATTAAGTTAAGGATTACCTTTCTAGTTAGTTACTACTTGAATTTAGATGTCTTTATGAAAAGAGAACATACATCCGCCTTTTGTTGTGGTTCACATATAATTTCTTTTAATTTATTGAATTTTTGTTTATATACTcttaagaaaaaataaaaataaataaataaataaaaatagaaggGCCGCACAACTATTCACCGTCGGTTATTCTTCCGGTAGGAAGGGCCGCACCACTGTTCGCCGTCGGTTATTCTTCCGGTACACTCGTCTGGCGACTTTGCTGATCAAAACCCATATTTCGATTCTAATTTGTGACTTGGTTTGCTCCTGATCTATGATCTGCTCACGATTTGTTGTTGTATTTggtgagagagagagatagagatcaCCACGAACTACTACAATACTTGGAACGCCATTACTCAACAACTACCGCAATTGCTTTTCGTTTTTCTGTTAGAACAAAACACAAAACAACCATGATCACTTCTATCACCACAACCATACTTATATCTATTTTGTTTATTACCATTATAAATTACTGCTACTGCTACAATTGTTTCTACTAGATCTCGTGCCTGGTTCCTGCTCGACAAATACAGCACCAAACCCCAAATTGAAGTGCTATCTGTTGCTTGTAATACGCTGTTACAGCTACTGCAGCCATAAACAGCCACCActtcgtttatttatttatttatttaaaacccTCGAACCTGCAGCCTACATATTTATactactatatttacatgatttgtTTTTCTTTTTCCTGTTGTGGGCTCCGATATTTTGCTAAACCAAACCACGATCTAAGATTCTTCTTTTGGCCGTGTCTTTTGTCCAACAAGAAAGTGCCACCACCAAATCCCACTTGTGCAAGTTGTTGATTAAATATTGGCATCTATTGTTCCTGTTATAATCAAACCCACTTTCGTTCCTATATCCTATTAAATCAAGAGTAAATGATGGTGACAGTGATTTAATAGTAATGAAATGAGTAATGCTCCACTTACATCTTCTTTATGTTTCCTTGTTTCCTGACCGAACCCCACAACTTATATCAATTAATTTCATCTTCAAATATCTCGTACTTTTGATCAATTGCTGGGTTCCACATAATTGATAAATTATGGATGTGAATGGAAGCATATAATGCTAAATCACGTGGCATTTGATTTATATATGGCAAAGTTTAACTTATGGGATCCACTAGTACTAGTCACTATCTTCATGTTCCCTCATCacaaatgtaacgaccctggatttttcaacgtttacttattaatatttattattaatgcttgtgatttaatgaatgtatttctatacatttacttgttaccatacatgaa
The window above is part of the Rutidosis leptorrhynchoides isolate AG116_Rl617_1_P2 chromosome 1, CSIRO_AGI_Rlap_v1, whole genome shotgun sequence genome. Proteins encoded here:
- the LOC139866151 gene encoding 33 kDa ribonucleoprotein, chloroplastic; protein product: MFAAAASSSSSSLIPVTSYTLSSFSQCNSIALHLQHPSISTSKIPKLYLTFRPNFYPLLPSSSPFPKCSASYTSIELNETLESEQLPIEAELETENETNDDDDYDEEEEIETETETESPEAGRLYVGNLPYAITSAELAQVFGEAGEVSSVEIVYDRVTDRSRGFGFITMASVHEANEAIRMFNGSQIGGRSVKVNFPEVARGGEREVMGPKIRRSNRDFIESPHKIYAGNLSWIVTSERLKDAFADQPGLLSAKVIYEKHSGRSRGFGFVTFSSPEAAESALSAMNEVEVEGRPLRLNLSAGKTSEMSRLPRIEKSSEINVDESEILSSVGSSLEE